One Novosphingobium sp. EMRT-2 DNA segment encodes these proteins:
- a CDS encoding serine hydrolase translates to MNGAMEFEAALAAANLPGAVALVTDSTGTRYLRAFGMADAVAGVPMREDTLFQIASMTKALTSTAALQLVERGQLDLDAPIGAILPDLADLPVLEGFDKAGQPMLRAARVPVTLRHLLLHTAGCGYTFMDETLLRCAKAGPKTAPGSRESLRLPLLFDPGTQWQYGTGTDWVGLAVEAVSGMALQDWFDRELTGPLGMSATRFHSDLPANATQVHARDADRGFVTVPMVLGAGSYQSGGGGLSSTASDYARFLRMVLRGGELDGVRVVSPETARLMRADALSPSLSAGVLTSALPQLATAFDPLPGQRGGWTLGGFLVNTETGPAGRSPGSLHWAGILNCYYWIDPARDIAGVILAQLAPFADPGALAAFAALERMACAQ, encoded by the coding sequence ATGAACGGCGCGATGGAATTCGAGGCGGCGCTCGCCGCCGCAAACCTGCCCGGCGCGGTGGCGCTGGTCACCGACAGCACCGGAACCCGCTACCTGCGCGCCTTCGGCATGGCCGACGCGGTGGCCGGCGTGCCGATGCGGGAAGACACGCTCTTCCAGATCGCCTCGATGACCAAGGCGCTCACCTCCACCGCCGCGCTGCAACTGGTCGAACGCGGTCAGCTAGACCTCGATGCGCCGATCGGCGCGATCCTGCCCGATCTGGCCGATCTGCCGGTGCTGGAAGGGTTCGACAAAGCCGGCCAGCCCATGCTGCGCGCGGCACGCGTGCCGGTCACATTGCGCCACCTGCTGCTCCACACCGCCGGCTGCGGCTATACCTTCATGGACGAAACCCTGCTGCGCTGCGCCAAGGCCGGCCCCAAGACCGCGCCCGGCAGCCGCGAAAGCCTGCGCCTGCCGCTGCTGTTCGATCCCGGCACGCAGTGGCAGTACGGCACCGGCACCGACTGGGTGGGCCTCGCCGTGGAGGCGGTTTCGGGCATGGCCTTGCAGGACTGGTTCGATCGCGAACTGACCGGCCCGCTGGGCATGAGCGCCACGCGCTTCCACAGCGATCTTCCCGCGAACGCAACGCAGGTCCATGCCCGCGACGCCGACCGCGGGTTCGTGACGGTGCCGATGGTGCTGGGCGCCGGCAGCTATCAAAGCGGCGGCGGCGGCCTTTCCTCCACCGCATCCGACTATGCGCGGTTCCTGCGCATGGTGCTGCGCGGTGGCGAGCTGGACGGCGTGCGCGTGGTCTCGCCGGAAACGGCGCGGCTGATGCGCGCGGACGCGCTGTCCCCATCGCTATCCGCCGGCGTGCTGACCAGCGCCCTGCCCCAGCTCGCCACGGCCTTTGATCCGCTGCCCGGGCAGCGCGGCGGCTGGACGCTGGGCGGCTTCCTCGTGAATACCGAGACGGGGCCGGCGGGCCGCTCTCCTGGTAGCCTGCACTGGGCCGGCATTCTCAACTGCTATTACTGGATCGATCCCGCGCGCGACATCGCCGGCGTGATCCTGGCCCAGTTGGCACCGTTCGCCGATCCCGGCGCACTTGCCGCCTTCGCCGCGCTGGAGCGGATGGCCTGCGCGCAATAG
- the glpX gene encoding class II fructose-bisphosphatase, translated as MVRVTEAAAIGAAKLIGRGDEKAADAAAVEAMRIAFNELYMDGTVVIGEGERDEAPMLYIGEKVGAAPDKGPKIDIALDPLEGTTITAKAGPNALAVLAAAEEGGLLNAPDVYMEKLAVGPGYAEGIIDLAKSVSENVKAVADAKGVAPCDITVCVLDRPRHADIIAELRGLGCGIHLIPDGDVAGVIAVTNEDTGIDLYMGTGGAPEGVLAAAALRCVGGQFKGRLLFRNEDEKARARKWGIEDLNKIYDLKELAKGDCIFAATGVTDGSLLKGVKVRKDGVMTTDSVVMRAASGTVRWVRGEHRNKH; from the coding sequence ATGGTCCGCGTGACCGAAGCCGCCGCGATCGGCGCCGCCAAGCTGATCGGCCGGGGCGATGAAAAGGCTGCCGATGCCGCCGCCGTGGAAGCGATGCGCATCGCGTTCAACGAACTCTACATGGACGGCACCGTCGTGATCGGCGAGGGCGAGCGCGACGAGGCGCCGATGCTCTATATCGGCGAAAAGGTTGGCGCCGCGCCCGACAAGGGGCCGAAGATCGACATCGCGCTCGATCCGCTGGAAGGCACGACGATCACCGCCAAGGCTGGCCCCAATGCGCTGGCCGTGCTCGCCGCCGCCGAGGAAGGCGGCCTGCTCAACGCGCCCGACGTCTACATGGAAAAGCTGGCCGTGGGGCCGGGCTATGCCGAAGGCATCATCGATCTGGCCAAGAGCGTTAGCGAGAACGTGAAGGCGGTGGCCGACGCCAAGGGCGTGGCGCCGTGCGACATCACGGTCTGCGTGCTCGATCGCCCGCGCCATGCCGATATCATCGCCGAACTGCGCGGTCTGGGCTGCGGCATCCACCTGATTCCCGATGGGGACGTGGCCGGGGTGATCGCGGTGACCAACGAGGACACCGGCATCGACCTGTACATGGGCACCGGCGGCGCGCCCGAAGGCGTGCTGGCGGCAGCCGCGCTGCGCTGCGTCGGCGGCCAGTTCAAGGGCCGCCTGCTGTTCCGCAACGAGGACGAGAAGGCCCGCGCACGCAAGTGGGGCATCGAGGATCTGAACAAGATCTACGATCTCAAGGAACTGGCCAAGGGCGATTGCATCTTCGCGGCGACCGGCGTGACCGACGGATCGTTGCTGAAGGGCGTGAAAGTCCGCAAGGACGGCGTGATGACCACCGACAGCGTGGTGATGCGCGCCGCGTCGGGCACCGTGCGCTGGGTGCGCGGCGAGCACCGCAACAAGCACTGA
- a CDS encoding homoserine dehydrogenase, producing the protein MSEPLRIALAGLGTVGGGVIRLIETNAEIIARRAGRPIVITAVSARNRSKDRGVDLSGYHWEDDMVILGERPDVDVVVELVGGADGPALALARTTFEAGKALVTANKAMIAHHGIELATRAEAAKAALKFEAAVAGGIPVIKGLKEGAAANAIQRVYGILNGTCNYILSTMEDTGRDFADVLAEAQAKGYAEADPTFDIDGIDAAHKLSILASVAFGTAIDFQSVIATGIRRVLAADIAQADALGYYIRLIGMAETDVDADGNRRLFQRVHPHLVHRDHPLAHVDGATNAVVVEGNFAGPLLFQGAGAGDGPTASAVVADLIDIARGDIGAPFSIPVAELDPATPAASGHRSGRAYLRFTVADRPGVLAEITAAMRDAGVSIESMIQKGRGVAGDAPGAGQVLVAMVTHEGPESGIAEALRLLEGSPSLAEAPLVMHILGE; encoded by the coding sequence ATGAGCGAACCCTTGCGCATCGCGCTGGCCGGACTGGGCACTGTCGGCGGCGGGGTGATCCGGCTGATCGAGACCAATGCGGAGATCATCGCGCGCCGCGCCGGGCGGCCCATCGTGATCACCGCCGTCAGCGCGCGCAACCGCAGCAAGGACCGGGGCGTCGATCTTTCCGGCTACCACTGGGAAGACGACATGGTGATCCTGGGCGAACGGCCCGATGTCGACGTGGTGGTCGAGCTGGTCGGCGGGGCGGATGGCCCGGCGCTGGCGCTGGCGCGCACCACGTTCGAAGCGGGCAAGGCGCTGGTCACCGCCAACAAGGCGATGATCGCGCACCACGGCATCGAACTGGCGACACGCGCCGAAGCCGCGAAAGCCGCGCTGAAGTTCGAAGCGGCCGTCGCCGGCGGCATCCCGGTGATCAAGGGACTGAAGGAAGGCGCCGCCGCCAACGCGATCCAGCGCGTCTATGGCATTCTCAACGGCACTTGCAACTACATCCTCTCGACCATGGAGGACACCGGGCGCGACTTTGCCGACGTGCTCGCCGAAGCGCAGGCCAAGGGCTATGCCGAAGCCGATCCCACGTTCGACATCGACGGCATCGACGCCGCGCACAAGCTGTCGATCCTGGCCAGCGTCGCGTTCGGCACCGCGATCGATTTCCAGTCGGTCATCGCCACCGGCATCCGTCGCGTGCTGGCCGCCGACATCGCGCAGGCCGACGCGCTGGGATACTACATCCGCCTGATCGGCATGGCCGAAACAGACGTGGATGCCGATGGCAACCGCCGCCTGTTCCAGCGCGTGCACCCCCACCTTGTCCACCGCGATCATCCGCTGGCCCATGTCGATGGCGCGACCAATGCGGTCGTGGTCGAAGGCAACTTCGCCGGGCCACTGCTGTTCCAGGGCGCGGGCGCGGGCGATGGCCCGACCGCCAGCGCCGTCGTCGCCGATCTGATCGACATCGCGCGCGGAGACATCGGCGCGCCGTTCTCGATTCCCGTGGCGGAACTGGACCCTGCCACGCCGGCCGCCAGCGGCCATCGTAGCGGCCGCGCCTATCTGCGCTTCACCGTGGCCGACCGGCCCGGCGTGCTCGCGGAAATCACCGCGGCGATGCGCGATGCCGGCGTCTCCATCGAGAGCATGATCCAGAAGGGGCGCGGCGTGGCCGGCGATGCGCCGGGCGCCGGGCAGGTCCTCGTCGCGATGGTCACCCACGAAGGGCCGGAAAGCGGGATTGCCGAAGCGCTGCGCCTGCTCGAAGGTTCGCCCAGCCTGGCCGAAGCCCCGCTGGTCATGCACATTCTCGGCGAATAA
- a CDS encoding thioesterase family protein, translating into MPYDRDTPFRHTFRVRYAECDQQGVVFNSRYLEYADVLISEFWRALGVKSVGEGSFEVHVARATVDYRAPIRPDELIEGRIWAGRFGNSSMVTHIELHGTGDDATLRSAIELVQVHVDLETGQPQRIPDAVRALFGVAEFVHPA; encoded by the coding sequence ATGCCTTACGATCGCGACACGCCATTCCGCCACACCTTCCGCGTCCGCTATGCCGAGTGCGACCAGCAGGGCGTCGTCTTCAATTCGCGCTACCTGGAGTACGCGGATGTCCTGATCAGCGAGTTCTGGCGGGCGCTGGGCGTCAAGAGCGTCGGCGAGGGGTCGTTCGAAGTGCATGTGGCGCGGGCGACCGTCGATTACCGCGCGCCCATCCGCCCCGACGAGTTGATCGAAGGGCGCATCTGGGCCGGGCGTTTCGGCAACAGCAGCATGGTCACGCATATCGAACTGCACGGCACCGGCGATGACGCGACGCTGCGTTCGGCGATCGAGCTGGTGCAGGTGCACGTCGATCTCGAAACCGGCCAGCCGCAGCGCATTCCCGACGCTGTCCGCGCCCTGTTCGGCGTTGCGGAATTTGTCCACCCCGCCTAG